CCGAACTGAGAAAGGTGTCCCAACCAGTACTGCGGGACTTATGGGAAGCCAGGAAGACTCTTATCTTAGCCCAGGGTACTCTGGCCCAGCTTCGTCAAGGTCTCAGCACGGGTGATTGTgtgccagcccagcccagcccaggaggAGATTCAGCTGGGAAGGAAGCAGGGGAGAAAGCCAGCCACAGCACAGTGCAGTCGTGGGTGCTAAGTGAGTTTGAGGGACTCCAACCAGAAGGGAAAATTCACTTGCTTTAGCTTAGGGGCCTTTCATAGTCTTCCAAGAAAAACTCTCCTCTGCCCTCAAGTGTTTTCAGGGTAGGATGAGAGACACCCCTCGACAGCCCCAGAGTGCCAGCTGGTAACACAAAAAGCTGCGGAGGAGAAACTTTTTTCTGCGGCATCAGCTAGACAGGGACACCACCACGCCGAATGCTCCATTTGCTATGCCAGCTGCGGAAGGGTCTGAAGGTgcgaccccacccccaccccgcacctGTGAGGTCTCCAGAAACTACTACTGCTTCACGACAGACACCCATGGGCTTCCGATCCCGGCGAGATGCTTACCGTGCAGGCCGTTAGGGATGCTTCGGTGGTGCGGCGGCGCtgacaggtcatccagagaccGGCGCGTGGCTCCGGCCTTGCCGTCCGGAACCTTGTGCGGCCCCGGGGGCAGCAGAGCCGCTGggacgtggtggtggtggtccggGCTGCCGCCGCTGCCCGCACTGGACGTGCTGCTGCCGTCGCCAACGTCGCGGGCCCCCGAGCCCGCTGCGCTCCCCGCCAGGGGCccgctcaggctggcctggctgTCGATGGAGCTGCGGGAgcccgcgccgccgccgccgccgccagcgCCCCCCGCCGCCGCCAGCGCCGCGCGCTCCTCGTCCAGCAACAGCACCAgctctttcagctccaggttcTCGCGCAGCAGGGCCTCCTGGCGCGCCTCGAGCTCCCGTAGCTTCTGCTGCGAGCGGGCCACCTCGTGCCACACGGCGCCGGCCGCGTGGCGTCCGAAGCGCTGCCACTCGCGCGCCAGCTTGCGCCCTTTCTGCCGGTCGTCGTCCAGGAAACAGCAGAGCTCACGCAGCTCCTGATTGTCGTCCTGCAGCCGCTGGTTCACGTCCTTGAGGCCGCGGATCTCCAGCAGGTGCTGCTGCAGCCGCCGGTTCACGTCGCGCATCAGGCCGCCGTGCTCCAGCATGAGGCCCACCTTCTCGCCCTCGGCGCGCCGCAGCCGCCGCGCCAGCTCCTCCTTGCTCCAGCGCAGCAGTTCCTCGTCCGGGACCTGGCTCAGCTCCTCCGACGCCGCCGCtgcagccgccgccgccaccgccgggGGCTTCGCCATGGCGGGGCCGTCACCGCGGCATCGCCCTCGCCCGCGCCGGGCCGGCGCTCCCCGCGCCGGGGCTTCTCTGGGCTCGGCCACGCGCGCGCGGGGGGCGGCTGGGGACGCGTGCGGCCCGCCCTTCGCCGCCTCGCGCTCCCTCCCGCGGCCCCCTCTGGGGTCACCCGAGAGCCCGCGCACGCCTCAGGACTGAGGAACCGGGACCGTGGCTGCGTCGGCGGCCGCGGTGCCCCGGCTCTCCGAGCTCGGGCGCAGCAGGCGGAGGCCCGCCCCCGGCCCCGCTCCCGGAGCCCCAGCTGCCCCGCCCACCCCGGGCGGAGAGGGGGCGGGGCGCCGCCGTTGGGCCACGCCTCCGAAAGGGAGGCGGTCAGAGGAGTGGCAGGCCCCCGAGGTCCCCCTACGCGGTGCGCCGGCCCGCCGGGCGCCCTGCCAGAGGCGCGCTCGAGCCACGGTCCCGCCCTCCCACAGGTCTGATTGGCCAGGTTCGGGGGTGTGCGGGAGGGGCGGGGCGCGCGCGGGGAGGCTGAAAAGATGGTATCTTCCAACCGCGGGGCCTTGCACcctcctcccccccacactcccggTTCAAGTTTCTTCGCCCGGAGGACGCGGCCTGGGCCAATCCCAGGACTACAAGGGGTTTTAAAATGCAGGTAGGGCTAGGGGGTGGCGGGGACCGGTGGGAAAGGtagggcagggcttcccttaaaGGCGACGCGCGAATTTACGCGTCCCTTATCCGGCCAGCGTCCCTGACCCTCCCTTTCTCACCCTTAATAAACAGATGCCCACCCGGCGAGCacagctctctccctccctccctccctctcgggGGCACCAGAGTTCGGTACAGTCCGAGAGAGGAGGAACAATAGGACCCTGACATGGGGGGTCGGGCAGGGCTGGTCTTTGTCCCTTTCCGGGCCACCGACCAGAGCCACCTGGGTCCCTGCCTAATATTGCAGCGGGGCTGTCTTCCCACCCCTAGCCCAAGACCGTGGAGCCTTGCCAGCCTTATCTCAGGGCCagatctctctcccttcttcccctgaCGTGGTGGGAGCCGAGGACCTGCCCTTTTCCCAGAGCAGTTCTCCGAGCCCTTCCCTTCCGCGCACTACACCGCTAAATCCCTGGGATTGGAAGAACATGCAGTTCGCTAGGTGGAAACCCCTGAGAAAGGCGAGGGAAGGTCTTCCACCCTGGCCAGATAGCTGGGGTCCATAGGTACTCAGCGACCGCAGAACCTTCTTCCCTCGCCCCGCATCGCTGCGGAGCATACGGATCTTCCCACACCTATAAATCCCGTCCCCTAAGCGCATTTAACAGCGCTTCTGCAGCCAGCGGGCCGAGGGAAGGATGCGTTTCCCCTGGACCTACAAGGAGATAACCCACTCTGCGCGCGCACAAACCGGGGTAAGCTACCCGGGCCTGGAGCGCGTGCCCGCGCAGCAGCTGACATCCCCCTTTTACAGTTACTCAGCCGTTTACTAAACCACCTCATGTGCCCTCTTACACCTTCCCCATCCCGGGGGAATTCTACCGGGACAAGAGGCCACTGCTCTCTGAGGGCACTTGGCATtcttgggaggagggagagagtacaACGTGAGAAGAATCGGTGAGGCTGTCTGCAGCGCTATGCGGGGAATTCAATTGCCTTAGATCTGTGTTCTGGGAGGGACCTAGGAGCTAGGACCTAAACCTGAGTGACAAGGACAAAGGTAAGCCTGGAGGCCGGACAGGTGAAAGGAACAGCAAGTGGAATGGCCTTAGGGTTGGCTTGTTAGTGGCCGGTTCGAAGGGGAGGAGGGGCCGGCGAGATGGCTCCGCAGGTAAAGGAGTGTGAAGCCCAGCCTGACAACCTAAATTAATTCCCAGGACAcagtgatggaaggagagaccttaCTCCCtcacgttgtcctctgacctccagagtgGGCAGTAGCTTACATAAACACTCACACAGAAAGAATGAAatgtaataatatattaaaaaaaaaaaaaaaacaagaaagggtGCCGTAGATGGTGCGGGACATTAATCCTAGagtttgaaggcagaggcaggggtaatatctgaattccaggccagtgagctACAGAGAGtctgtctaaaaaaaagaaaaaagaaaaaagaaaaagagaagaaaagaaaggaaaggatgaaATATGAGGTCTGAGCTCAAAAGGCAGGCCCATGTGTGACCTGAAGCTGGAGTCTTGGCTGTCTTGGCTCCCATTGGTAAAGGGCTGGGAACCACACAGGTTGAGCTAATTcagtcctccttccccctccctcctggtAAATGAGCCGACGGTCGAAAGGGGTAGGAAGAAGATGAGCCCCGGGGGATGCCGAGGCTGGCCACGTGCACTCAGCACCAGGGAGTCAGCTGAGTAGAGGGGCCTGGTGCTCTGCAGACCCAGCACAGCACACTTTCAAAAGGAGGGGACTTAGGGTCCGCACCTGGGGGAGGCTGCAGATCTGCTTTCAACCCCCAAGTCGCAGCAGCAGGCTCCCTGGAGGATCCCCACAGAGCGGAGACTGAGTGGGTTAAGGAGTTACTCCATTGAGACTGCAGGGGGGAGGGGCGCGGTGAGCAGAGCACACACCAAGGGAACACTTCGGCTCACCAGGGAAATTGCTGAGACAATTCAATTTGTACTGAGCTCTGTGGCTGCCTTGTGTCTCCTTGTGGTGTTCCTATGGCCTGCAGCCTCTGCCTTCGGGTCCTCCAGGGTGACAGCTTCAGTGGAGAAAAAAGGAAACCTTCATCCAAGCGGTGATTCAAATCACCTACACACTACGGGGCCAGCGGAGCCTGGTGAGGGGGGGCTCAGTGGGGGTGTAGGAGTGGGAGGAGACTGTTAACCACCATCCTTTCCCTGGAACTCTGAGAGCCAACGATAACAACAGCAGTAATAATAGCATGAATGACAAGTTCCCCATAGCTACATGAATAGGGTACCCTCCCCTTCTGTTAACCTGCCCCACCTAGGGCCTGGAGTACCTCCTTAGTGCTGGACTAACTAACCAGGAGTAAGTTGGCCAGTTACCCATGGGAGGGAGGTGTAGGAGGAGGGTGTGACTGGGATGTCAGGAGAAGGTAACCAAATACCTTCCCCAGCCCTCCTCCTGTGAGGCCCAGTGTTGAGGGTCACAGCTGCTGCAGGAGTCGGTAGCAATGGCTGTCAGGCTCAGAGGGCAGTCCCACAACATAGGGGTTCGCTTAGGTGCTAAGTTCCAGGCTCCGCATGCAGCCTTTGAGACCGGCTGTGGATATCCCTATGACAGCTGCCAGCTGCTCCTGCCATCCAGCCCTGCAGCTTCCAGATGCTCTGCGTGCCAGGCCTCGGGTGCTACCTCAAGCCTCAAATCTACAAAATCTACAAGTAGcagtccaacacacacacacacacacacacacacacacacactcgggcACTGCAGCGATCCGAGACCCAGCTCTGGTGTCTGAATATTTCATGCTGCGGTGGGGGGGtagggtgttgggggggggggcaggacgAATGTGGCAAAGCCCTTAATTGTTAATGTGGCTTCTGCTGGCTCCAGGCCCAGCACTCCCGGCCCCTCCTGTTGGAAATGGCAGAAATGGCAACAATGGATGGTAATGACTCCTCAAGCCCCTCAGGTCTTTACGCCCTGCCCTGTGTGAGGCTGCTGCACAGAGATGTCCAGTGTCCTGCTTGCTTACCACACACGCCCCAGTTCTCGCTCAGTGTAGGACCTGGGAGCCAGGTGAGCAAATACTGAAGGAGAGAACAATGGCCTTGCATCTCTGGTCTCACGCCACAGTGTGTCCCCAGGCAGTCACAGACACACCTTGTCCCCTCAGCTTCTAGATCTGTAGCTAAACTTGGGATCATTCATTCCTTCTACAAAACGGGAGAGCCTCAAAGCACACCAGGCTCCAACCCTAGGCCATTGGATGACGTAGGCGGGCACTGCTTGCCTAGGGAAAGGTTGGGGTAGAAGGAGGAGAGCTGGTGAGTGTTCCAGACTCTTGCCTATGAGACTTTGCAAACCTATGCAGTGAGCTGGGTCCTGGGTCCTAAGCAAGGTCTCCCCCGACACCAGGAGGCATCCATCTTGGCCTCTCAGTTGCCGAGAACCTGTATCAGCAAGTCAGGGCCCCAAGGCAGCAAGGGGACAGATGAACCCCAAAGGTCTCAGCCCCGAGAAGCTCATGTAGTGAAACccccaaccagtaccccagagcaaAGACGCCCGAATATCTGGGGGAGCTCAGTAAAGAGGACTGGGGTACTCTAGATGGCCACGTTCTCTGGCCAGACTGGAAGGAGGCACACTCATTTATGTGGGACAAAGAGGCCTGGCtttagagcactggttctcaacctgtgggtcccaaccCCCTTGGGGGCCTAGTGGCTTgttcacaggagtcacctaagaccatcagaaaatataggtatttacactatgattcataacggCAGCAAAactagagttatgaagtagcaataaaaataatgtttatggttgagggtcaccacagcacagcgagctgtattaaagggtcacagcgtcaggaaggttgagagcccctGCTTTAGAGAGCTTCCCCTAAAGATCCTCAGATTCCCTCAAGTGGTCCCCAAATATGTTGCCTAGGATGTAAGTATCTAGGGACGGTGGGACCTGGAGTTGGTGGTGTTGGCTGCCGTCTCTCCATCAGATTCCCTTGTTTATTGCTCCATAGCCAGCATCGCTGCGACATGGGAGAAAgtaattgatgatgatgatgacaaaaaaacaacaacaaaaaaaaagccaggcatgatggcacatgcctttaatcccagcacttgggaggcagaggcaggcggatttctgagttcaaggccagcctggtctacaaagtgagttccaggacagctagggctatacagagaaaccctgtctcgaaagaaaaaaaaaaaacctccctggGCTCATGGACATAGGACCCCACAGGAAAGGCCAGCACAGCAGAGAGTAAACATTTTATACATGTTGCAGAATTTCAGAGCATCAGGGGGCAAAGAGATCCTGGAAATAGGGAGGGGATGGGAAATTGGGGAGAATCGCAGTGTCAAGAGTCAGaatgaagccaggtgtggtggtgcacgcctttaatcccagcacttgggaggcagaggcaggcagatttctgagtttgaggccagcctggtctacagaatgagttccaggagagccagggctacagagaaaccctgtctggaaaaaccaaacaaacaaaagagtcagAATGACAGGATCCTGCAGCCAGCTCCACAAGTTACAAGAAGCCAGGCTAATGGGATCCTCAGCTGTGGGAGCCTAGATTAGGACTCACGTGATCAAAGGTGGAGGGAGAGTAAGACATtttcacacctttttttttttaatgcctttaAAATTATCAAGGGAGCACACctgcgtggaggtcagaggtccttGCAGTAGCAGAAtctgggcggggcgggggggggggtccagaGGTTCAAATTTCGGTGGTTAGGCTGGATTCAgtaactttacccactgagccatctcaccaagccTTCTTTTAACTCCTTAAAGCCTAAGCCAGGCTGGAAATGAGACTCAGAGTGGAGCACTTGCCCGGCATACACAAGGCCCCAGCACCACGGAAATCGCTCCTGGTATTGCCCATTTATAACCCGGTTCCCCAGAGGTGGAGAGTGCAGTCCTAAGCTCAGGGTCATCCGAAGCTACCtagggagtttgaggtcagcctgggggACCTGTAATCTCCAGGCGCTCTTCCTCTAACAGGAGGAATTTGGGGCCAGGTGCTGTGTTTCCCAACCCTCAGGAGGTCACCAGTTGCAGGTTCTAGGGCAACCTGGGCCACAGGGGAAGACATTTTGGCTGGAGTGTGGCTCAATGGCAGAGCACTGGACTGCCTTTACAAGGCTTTCAGGACCAGCCAGAATGCACACAGGAGTGTGGGAGGATGTGACTCACAAGATAGTTCCCAAGGTGAGGGTTCTACACCCAGAAGGAACCAAGCCGAGGGTTCTACACCCAGAAGGAACCAAGGCAGATGAAGGAACTGAATGACTGAGGCTCCAGTCAGAGGTGCCAGGGAAGGGACACCCAAAGGAGAACAGAGACAAATTCAGAGAAAACAAGCCAGACGATTAACCCCCCAGGTTAAATACGGACAGTGGCCAGGGAATGAAGACCCATGAAAGGGGGCAGCTCGTGGCTCAGCCGGCCACACACGTATACAGTGCAACATACAAACACCAGTCAAAGACTGTGATGTAGCTGAACTGAGAGGGGGGTAGAGAGTGGGGGCAGGGCACAGAACACACTCCTACAAGACATAGGTGGCAGATGGGTAACGctggagagacagaaaagaagtcagcccaggcacggtggtgcacacctttgatcccatcacctggaaagcagaggcaagcagatctcttgagttcaaggctaacctggtctacagagcagttccaggatagccaaggctatacagaaaaaaaaaaaaaaaaaactggctagGGGATGGGGGTCTGGGGTGTGCGTGTGCAGTGCTAAGAATGCACTGTTTATTTGCAAATAGTCCTGAGGTAAGCACCTAAATATCAGAAAAACTTCTGGTCCAGAAGCAGGATCCCAGGCTGAAGGGGGAAGAGGGTTTTGTTAGAAACTAGCTCTGAGcccagcgtggtggcacacgcctttaatcccagcacttgggaggcagaggcaggcgcatttctgagttcgaggccagcctggtctacaaagtgagttccaggacagccagggttatacagagaaaccctgtctcgaaaaaacaaaaaagaaaaagaaactagctctgtagactaggctatcttcaaacacaggtagaccaggctatcttcaaacacagagatcccttgcctctgcctcccaagagctgggactaAAAGCACCCACTACAGTGCCCACCTATGATGGTAATTTCATTCCTGAAACACTGACCTGGATGGTgagggcacacacatttaatcccagtgcttaggaggtagaggtagcCAGATCTCTGAGTCCGAGCCAGCCTTGTCctcagagcaaattccaggacggccagggctacacagagaaaccctgtttcaaaaccaacCTCTGTGCAAATGATTTAAAATCATGTATAAAGCTGGCACTGGCTGTCTCAAGGACACCGGGAGCCAGATGACCACAGATTAGCCAGTTGCCTTGAAAATGGGAGAAAAAGGTGTCCTGCCTGAATTTGGCTCATTGGAAAGGGCCAGCCTAGTAGAAGACAGAAAAAGGGAGCTTCTTTAGCCATAGCACCCCAAAGCTCCCTCCCCGAGGCCCCCCAAAGCTCCCTCCCCGAGGCCCCCCAAAGCTCCCTCCCCGAGGCCCCCCAAAGCTCCCTCCCCGAGGCCCCCCAAAGCTCCCTCCCCGAGGCCCCCCAAAGCTCCCTCCCCGAGGCCCCCCAAAGCTCCCTCCCCGAGGCCCCCCAAAGCTCCCTCCCCGAGGCCCCCCAAAGCTCCCTCCCCAAGGCCCTTATGGAAGAGGGGACGCGTACTTTTGAGTTTTGGTGCGATTATGCCTCACTGTGCACACAGGACTGTGTTACAGCAGGAGACTTTTCCCCAAATTGTGTTCTACTTAAGTCTGCCCAGTGTCAGACACTGGAGTTGGAACCAACACCAGCTACTCAGTTGTGATGAACTGCGTTTCCTGTTGCCCTCCCTGGGATGGCTACTCTACAGGCTCCGGTGTGTGCAGAGAGCCCCTGGCATGTTACACACACCGACATGCACATGCACTAGCAATCCCAGGACTTTGATCCCACACTAGGAAGTAGT
The nucleotide sequence above comes from Mus musculus strain C57BL/6J chromosome 12, GRCm38.p6 C57BL/6J. Encoded proteins:
- the Ccdc85c gene encoding coiled-coil domain-containing protein 85C isoform X3, with protein sequence MAKPPAVAAAAAAAASEELSQVPDEELLRWSKEELARRLRRAEGEKVGLMLEHGGLMRDVNRRLQQHLLEIRGLKDVNQRLQDDNQELRELCCFLDDDRQKGRKLAREWQRFGRHAAGAVWHEVARSQQKLRELEARQEALLRENLELKELVLLLDEERAALAAAGGAGGGGGGAGSRSSIDSQASLSGPLAGSAAGSGARDVGDGSSTSSAGSGGSPDHHHHVPAALLPPGPHKVPDGKAGATRRSLDDLSAPPHHRSIPNGLHDPSSTYIRPLETKVKLLDGDKLPPQAGSGEFRTLRKGFSPYHSESQLASLPPSYQEVLQNGPACPVPELPSPPSTVYSSAGQKPEAVVHAMKVLEVHENLDRQLQDSCEEDLSEKEKAIVREMCNVVWRKLGDAASTKPSIRQHLSGNQFKGPL
- the Ccdc85c gene encoding coiled-coil domain-containing protein 85C isoform X4, whose translation is MAKPPAVAAAAAAAASEELSQVPDEELLRWSKEELARRLRRAEGEKVGLMLEHGGLMRDVNRRLQQHLLEIRGLKDVNQRLQDDNQELRELCCFLDDDRQKGRKLAREWQRFGRHAAGAVWHEVARSQQKLRELEARQEALLRENLELKELVLLLDEERAALAAAGGAGGGGGGAGSRSSIDSQASLSGPLAGSAAGSGARDVGDGSSTSSAGSGGSPDHHHHVPAALLPPGPHKVPDGKAGATRRSLDDLSAPPHHRSIPNGLHDPSSTYIRPLETKVKLLDGDKLPPQGPACPVPELPSPPSTVYSSAGQKPEAVVHAMKVLEVHENLDRQLQDSCEEDLSEKEKAIVREMCNVVWRKLGDAASTKPSIRQHLSGNQFKGPL
- the Ccdc85c gene encoding coiled-coil domain-containing protein 85C isoform X2: MAKPPAVAAAAAAAASEELSQVPDEELLRWSKEELARRLRRAEGEKVGLMLEHGGLMRDVNRRLQQHLLEIRGLKDVNQRLQDDNQELRELCCFLDDDRQKGRKLAREWQRFGRHAAGAVWHEVARSQQKLRELEARQEALLRENLELKELVLLLDEERAALAAAGGAGGGGGGAGSRSSIDSQASLSGPLAGSAAGSGARDVGDGSSTSSAGSGGSPDHHHHVPAALLPPGPHKVPDGKAGATRRSLDDLSAPPHHRSIPNGLHDPSSTYIRPLETKVKLLDGDKLPPQLPRPHSCQRSQLQAGSGEFRTLRKGFSPYHSESQLASLPPSYQEVLQNGPACPVPELPSPPSTVYSSAGQKPEAVVHAMKVLEVHENLDRQLQDSCEEDLSEKEKAIVREMCNVVWRKLGDAASTKPSIRQHLSGNQFKGPL
- the Ccdc85c gene encoding coiled-coil domain-containing protein 85C isoform X1; its protein translation is MAKPPAVAAAAAAAASEELSQVPDEELLRWSKEELARRLRRAEGEKVGLMLEHGGLMRDVNRRLQQHLLEIRGLKDVNQRLQDDNQELRELCCFLDDDRQKGRKLAREWQRFGRHAAGAVWHEVARSQQKLRELEARQEALLRENLELKELVLLLDEERAALAAAGGAGGGGGGAGSRSSIDSQASLSGPLAGSAAGSGARDVGDGSSTSSAGSGGSPDHHHHVPAALLPPGPHKVPDGKAGATRRSLDDLSAPPHHRSIPNGLHDPSSTYIRPLETKVKLLDGDKLPPQLPRPHSCQRSQLQQAGSGEFRTLRKGFSPYHSESQLASLPPSYQEVLQNGPACPVPELPSPPSTVYSSAGQKPEAVVHAMKVLEVHENLDRQLQDSCEEDLSEKEKAIVREMCNVVWRKLGDAASTKPSIRQHLSGNQFKGPL
- the Ccdc85c gene encoding coiled-coil domain-containing protein 85C; amino-acid sequence: MAKPPAVAAAAAAAASEELSQVPDEELLRWSKEELARRLRRAEGEKVGLMLEHGGLMRDVNRRLQQHLLEIRGLKDVNQRLQDDNQELRELCCFLDDDRQKGRKLAREWQRFGRHAAGAVWHEVARSQQKLRELEARQEALLRENLELKELVLLLDEERAALAAAGGAGGGGGGAGSRSSIDSQASLSGPLAGSAAGSGARDVGDGSSTSSAGSGGSPDHHHHVPAALLPPGPHKVPDGKAGATRRSLDDLSAPPHHRSIPNGLHDPSSTYIRPLETKVKLLDGDKLPPQQAGSGEFRTLRKGFSPYHSESQLASLPPSYQEVLQNGPACPVPELPSPPSTVYSSAGQKPEAVVHAMKVLEVHENLDRQLQDSCEEDLSEKEKAIVREMCNVVWRKLGDAASTKPSIRQHLSGNQFKGPL